Proteins encoded together in one Amblyomma americanum isolate KBUSLIRL-KWMA chromosome 1, ASM5285725v1, whole genome shotgun sequence window:
- the LOC144094146 gene encoding uncharacterized protein LOC144094146 has protein sequence MRRPPKGADPREIASDIKDLVFLLQEHVVLVFKNLQLHYDDPHKVRFKDRRRRHLNRRLTATMKRLSGVHVLNHEHRFLDASGEPMLSLFAADRYHVARRQGIDPSAHLFLCSGKSRVKVATIILPLQSAL, from the exons atgcgacgacccccaaaaggcgctgacccgcgagaaatcgccagcgacataaag gacctcgttttcctgctgcaggagcacgtcgtgctggtgttcaaaaatttgcaactccattacgacgacccacataaggtgcggtttaaggaccgccggcgtcgccatctgaaccgccgtctgacagccacgatgaagcgcttgtcgggcgtgcacgttctcaatcacgag catcgtttcctggatgcttctggcgagccgatgctgtccttatttgccgcggaccgataccacgtggcgagacgccagggcatcgaccccagtgcgcatttgttcctttgcagtggcaagtccagggtaaaagtggccacgataattctgccactacaatctgccctttag